Proteins found in one Limnohabitans sp. TEGF004 genomic segment:
- a CDS encoding RNA methyltransferase, translating to MKTRFILINTSHAGNVGATARAMKVMGFTDLVLVAPRWDNVLRREETIQRASGALDVLANARVVATLDEAIDGLHHLCATAMTPRDFGPPTLEPRPHFAALAAEHKQNADFGVGFLFGSERFGMRNEDVYRCHTCLSIPTDPKFGSLNLGAAVQVLAYDWREALGGLATMVPSEEIAPAAQEPTPLADAQQLAGLLDHWQQSLTDIGFLDPEAPKKLMPRLNQLFNRAQVTQEEIHILRGIAKTMSQAAKTADQKQA from the coding sequence ATGAAAACCCGCTTCATCCTAATAAACACCAGCCACGCCGGCAATGTGGGGGCCACGGCCCGCGCCATGAAGGTGATGGGTTTCACCGATTTGGTGCTGGTCGCGCCCCGTTGGGACAACGTGCTGCGCCGCGAAGAGACCATCCAGCGTGCCAGCGGCGCCCTAGACGTGCTGGCCAATGCCCGCGTGGTGGCCACTTTGGATGAAGCAATTGATGGCCTGCACCACCTGTGCGCCACTGCCATGACGCCCCGCGACTTTGGCCCGCCCACGCTGGAACCCCGTCCGCACTTTGCCGCCTTAGCCGCCGAGCACAAGCAGAACGCCGACTTTGGCGTGGGCTTTTTGTTTGGTTCTGAGCGCTTTGGCATGCGTAACGAAGACGTGTACCGCTGCCACACCTGCCTGAGCATTCCGACAGACCCGAAGTTTGGTTCGCTGAACTTGGGCGCGGCGGTGCAGGTGTTGGCTTATGACTGGCGGGAGGCATTGGGCGGGCTTGCCACGATGGTGCCTTCTGAAGAGATTGCGCCCGCAGCGCAAGAGCCAACGCCCTTGGCCGACGCTCAACAACTCGCAGGCTTGCTCGATCACTGGCAACAGTCGCTGACGGACATTGGCTTTTTAGACCCAGAAGCGCCGAAGAAACTCATGCCTCGCCTGAACCAGTTGTTCAACCGCGCGCAGGTGACGCAAGAGGAAATTCACATCTTGCGTGGCATTGCCAAAACCATGTCGCAAGCTGCCAAAACTGCGGACCAAAAACAAGCCTAA
- the cysE gene encoding serine O-acetyltransferase, giving the protein MFSRLRSDVQCILDRDPAARSRWEVLTCYPGLHAVLLHRLAHGCWNIGFKWLGRFISHISRWFTGIEIHPAAKIGDRVFFDHAMGVVVGETAEIGDGCTIYQGVTLGGTSLYKGEKRHPTLGKDVVIGAGAKVLGGFTVGDGAKVGSNAVVTKPVPAGATAVGNPARIIQAETDAKREEAASKMGFSAYGVTQNDDPVSQAMRGLIDNATSQEHQIALLWKAIEQLSAGQAKPDCVPTDAARQEHFEAARINQLLD; this is encoded by the coding sequence ATGTTTTCACGCCTACGCTCTGATGTTCAATGCATTTTGGACCGCGACCCCGCCGCTCGAAGCCGCTGGGAAGTGCTGACTTGCTACCCCGGCTTGCATGCGGTGCTGCTGCACCGCTTGGCGCATGGCTGCTGGAACATCGGCTTCAAGTGGCTGGGCCGCTTTATTTCACACATCTCGCGCTGGTTCACCGGCATTGAAATTCACCCCGCCGCCAAGATTGGCGACCGCGTGTTTTTCGACCACGCCATGGGCGTGGTGGTGGGCGAAACCGCCGAGATTGGTGACGGCTGCACGATTTACCAAGGCGTGACCTTGGGCGGCACGTCGCTCTACAAAGGCGAAAAGCGTCATCCCACCTTGGGCAAAGATGTGGTGATTGGCGCAGGCGCCAAAGTGTTGGGCGGTTTCACCGTGGGCGACGGTGCCAAAGTGGGCAGCAACGCTGTGGTGACCAAGCCCGTGCCTGCAGGTGCCACTGCGGTGGGCAACCCCGCACGCATCATCCAAGCTGAGACCGATGCGAAGCGTGAAGAAGCCGCATCCAAGATGGGCTTCTCAGCCTATGGCGTGACGCAAAACGACGACCCTGTGAGCCAAGCCATGCGTGGCTTGATTGACAACGCTACGTCACAAGAACACCAAATTGCTTTGTTGTGGAAAGCCATTGAACAGCTCTCTGCAGGTCAAGCCAAACCCGATTGCGTGCCTACAGATGCTGCTCGACAAGAGCACTTTGAGGCGGCACGCATCAACCAGCTGTTGGATTGA
- the mog gene encoding molybdopterin adenylyltransferase — protein sequence MTDTTLPTPDARCDTIKVGIVSISDRASSGTYEDKGLPALRDWLGHALYNPIAYVERLIPDEQTTISQALIELVDAGCNLVLTTGGTGPAKRDVTPEATLAVAHKEMPGFGEQMRQVSLKFVPTAILSRQVAVIRDECLIINLPGQPKSIQETLGGLKDAEDKQVVDGIFAAVPYCIDLIGGPYMETRDAFCKGWRPKTALKSKRV from the coding sequence ATGACAGACACCACCTTGCCTACCCCAGATGCCCGTTGCGACACCATCAAGGTTGGCATCGTGTCCATCAGCGACCGTGCCTCTAGCGGCACTTACGAAGACAAAGGCCTGCCCGCTTTGCGCGATTGGCTGGGTCATGCTTTGTACAACCCGATTGCGTATGTCGAGCGCCTCATCCCAGACGAGCAAACCACCATCAGCCAAGCTCTGATTGAGCTGGTCGATGCGGGTTGCAACTTGGTGCTAACCACCGGTGGTACAGGACCAGCCAAGCGCGACGTGACACCCGAGGCCACCTTGGCCGTGGCACACAAAGAAATGCCGGGCTTTGGCGAGCAAATGCGCCAAGTGAGTTTGAAGTTTGTGCCCACCGCCATCCTGTCACGCCAAGTGGCCGTGATTCGTGACGAGTGCCTCATCATCAACTTGCCCGGTCAACCCAAATCCATCCAAGAAACCTTGGGTGGTTTGAAAGACGCAGAGGATAAACAAGTGGTGGACGGTATCTTTGCTGCGGTGCCCTACTGCATCGACTTGATTGGCGGACCGTACATGGAAACGCGCGATGCGTTTTGCAAAGGCTGGCGTCCTAAGACTGCGTTGAAATCTAAGCGCGTGTGA
- the yjgA gene encoding ribosome biogenesis factor YjgA, with the protein MSRKPKKGYFVRGQFVAEGSELDLELKAELKGTEGLSRTDRKKDSDDRQDLGVELLTLRTELMDRLNTQGHITDLLREALAEARRITNFEGKRRQMQFVGKLMRKLSEESVEAVKDALNEQRMGSTKDTLALHLAESWRDRLMAEDTALQEWMNEYPSTDSQQLRALVRQARKDDVTTKADIAKGLLPRQSRAFREIFQLIKEQFNLVDDVLHTPDDDEDSYKP; encoded by the coding sequence ATGTCACGTAAACCCAAAAAAGGTTACTTTGTCCGAGGCCAGTTTGTGGCCGAAGGCAGCGAACTCGACCTCGAACTCAAAGCCGAACTCAAAGGCACTGAGGGCCTGAGCCGCACCGACCGCAAAAAAGACAGCGACGACCGCCAAGACTTGGGCGTCGAGCTGCTGACACTGCGCACTGAGTTGATGGACCGCCTGAACACCCAAGGCCACATCACCGACCTGCTGCGAGAAGCACTGGCCGAAGCCCGCCGCATCACCAATTTTGAAGGCAAGCGCCGTCAAATGCAATTTGTCGGCAAGCTCATGCGCAAGCTCAGCGAAGAATCTGTGGAGGCCGTCAAAGACGCGCTCAACGAGCAACGCATGGGCAGCACCAAAGACACCTTGGCCCTGCACTTGGCCGAAAGCTGGCGTGATCGCCTGATGGCCGAAGACACAGCTCTGCAAGAGTGGATGAACGAATACCCCAGCACCGACAGTCAGCAGCTCCGTGCACTGGTTCGTCAAGCGCGCAAGGATGACGTCACCACCAAAGCAGACATTGCCAAAGGTTTGTTGCCACGCCAAAGCCGCGCTTTCCGCGAAATTTTCCAGCTCATCAAAGAGCAGTTCAACCTCGTGGACGATGTGCTGCACACGCCCGATGACGACGAAGATTCTTACAAGCCGTGA
- the pmbA gene encoding metalloprotease PmbA, with amino-acid sequence MTKASKTQASSHTPAQGFSYSREHFESLVDAALKHAKKLGATDAGADASEGCGLSVSVRKGELENVERNRDKSLGVTVYLGHRRGNASTSDFSQAAIERTVQAAYDIARFTAEDPVAGLPDEKDIATHHPDLDLFHPWNITSADAATLALRCEAAAMQTDKRITNSEGAAVSAQQSHFFSAHTHGFRGGYASSRHTISVAPIAGKGDGMQRDAWYSSMRDAHELASPESVGRYAAERALSRLKSRKIATIECPVLFEAPVAAGLLGGFVQAVSGGALYRKSTFLLDSLGTTVFPKHIDISEDPFVMRGKGSSPFDDEGVTVRARRVVDAGRVEGYFLSSYTARKLGMPTTGNSGGSHNLVMSSRLTQSADDLDAMLKKLGTGLFVIELMGQGVNYVTGDYSRGASGFWVENGRIAYPVQEITIAGNMKDMFQGIEAIGSDAYTMGAKTIGSVLINRMKVAGS; translated from the coding sequence ATGACCAAAGCCTCTAAAACCCAAGCCTCATCCCACACGCCTGCTCAAGGTTTCAGCTACAGCCGCGAGCACTTCGAGTCGCTCGTCGATGCAGCCCTGAAGCACGCCAAAAAGCTGGGAGCCACTGATGCGGGGGCCGATGCGTCTGAGGGCTGCGGCTTGAGCGTGTCGGTGCGCAAAGGCGAGCTAGAAAACGTCGAGCGCAACCGCGACAAATCATTGGGCGTGACGGTGTACTTGGGCCACCGCCGCGGTAACGCCAGCACGTCCGACTTTTCGCAAGCCGCGATTGAGCGCACCGTGCAAGCGGCCTACGACATTGCCCGCTTCACCGCCGAAGACCCCGTGGCTGGCTTGCCCGACGAAAAAGACATTGCCACCCACCACCCCGATTTGGATTTGTTCCATCCTTGGAACATCACCAGCGCAGACGCGGCCACCCTTGCACTGCGTTGCGAAGCCGCGGCCATGCAAACTGACAAGCGCATCACCAACAGCGAAGGCGCTGCGGTGTCGGCGCAACAAAGCCATTTCTTCAGTGCCCACACTCATGGTTTTCGAGGTGGCTATGCCAGCTCACGTCACACCATTTCGGTGGCGCCCATTGCGGGTAAGGGCGACGGCATGCAACGCGACGCGTGGTACAGCTCCATGCGCGATGCCCATGAGTTGGCTTCACCCGAGTCAGTTGGGCGCTACGCAGCCGAGCGCGCCTTGAGCCGCTTGAAATCTCGCAAGATTGCCACGATTGAATGTCCTGTGTTGTTTGAAGCGCCCGTGGCCGCTGGTTTGCTGGGCGGTTTTGTACAAGCCGTGAGCGGCGGTGCGTTGTACCGCAAGAGCACCTTCTTGCTCGATTCGTTGGGGACCACGGTGTTCCCTAAACACATTGATATTTCAGAAGACCCGTTTGTCATGCGTGGCAAAGGCAGCTCGCCGTTTGACGACGAAGGCGTGACCGTTCGCGCACGCCGCGTGGTGGATGCTGGCCGTGTGGAAGGCTACTTCCTCAGCAGCTACACCGCGCGCAAACTGGGTATGCCCACCACAGGTAACTCAGGCGGCTCGCACAACTTGGTGATGTCTTCACGCCTCACTCAAAGCGCAGACGACCTCGATGCCATGTTGAAGAAACTAGGCACGGGCTTGTTTGTGATTGAGCTGATGGGCCAAGGCGTGAACTACGTGACGGGCGACTATTCACGTGGAGCCAGCGGCTTTTGGGTGGAGAACGGGCGCATTGCTTATCCTGTGCAAGAGATCACCATCGCGGGCAATATGAAAGACATGTTCCAAGGTATTGAGGCCATTGGCTCGGATGCTTACACGATGGGTGCTAAGACGATTGGTTCTGTGCTGATCAATCGCATGAAGGTGGCAGGTAGCTAG
- a CDS encoding GatB/YqeY domain-containing protein — MSLKAQITEDMKTAMRAKDSVRLGTIRLLQAAMKQKEVDERVELDDVMVIAIVDKLIKQRKDSVAAYVSAQRQDLADIESAEMKVLEVYLPQRLSAEEITAAVKAIVAELGATGAGDMGKVMGAVKAQLAGKADMGLVSAAVKAALAG; from the coding sequence ATGAGCCTCAAAGCACAAATCACCGAAGACATGAAAACAGCCATGCGCGCCAAAGACAGCGTGCGCTTGGGCACCATCCGCCTACTGCAAGCCGCAATGAAACAAAAAGAAGTTGACGAGCGCGTGGAGCTGGACGACGTCATGGTGATCGCCATCGTGGACAAGCTGATCAAGCAACGCAAGGACTCGGTGGCTGCGTATGTATCAGCACAGCGCCAAGACTTGGCTGACATCGAAAGCGCCGAAATGAAAGTGCTGGAGGTGTATTTGCCTCAGCGTTTGAGCGCCGAAGAAATCACCGCTGCTGTGAAAGCCATCGTGGCTGAACTGGGCGCCACGGGTGCTGGTGACATGGGCAAGGTCATGGGCGCTGTGAAGGCGCAGTTGGCGGGCAAGGCTGATATGGGTCTGGTGTCTGCTGCTGTTAAGGCTGCGTTGGCGGGCTAA
- the rpsU gene encoding 30S ribosomal protein S21 yields MTTIRVKENEPFDVALRRFKRTIEKLGLLTDLRAREFYEKPTAERKRKKAAAVKRNYKRIRSMQLPKKLY; encoded by the coding sequence ATGACCACCATCCGTGTAAAAGAAAACGAACCGTTTGACGTCGCTCTGCGTCGCTTCAAGCGCACCATTGAAAAATTGGGTCTGTTGACCGACTTGCGCGCTCGCGAGTTCTACGAGAAGCCAACCGCTGAACGTAAACGCAAAAAAGCAGCAGCCGTGAAACGCAACTACAAGCGCATCCGCAGCATGCAGTTGCCCAAGAAGCTGTACTAA
- a CDS encoding NAD(P)/FAD-dependent oxidoreductase, which produces MKIFDVVIVGAGAAGLFCAGVAAQQGLQVLVLDHSEKVAEKIRISGGGRSNFTNRELDVRAPHKHFLGDNPQFCRSALSRYTPQDFVALMQKHNIPFHEKHKGQLFCDRSAEDLIQMLLAECNGSASGGSVTRWQPCNLKDIRYSDAAPDAQRYEVDTSQGTVHAAAVVVATGGLSIPKIGATDIGYRLAKQFNLRLVEPRPGLVPLTFDDKAWAPYAQLSGLSLPVRIETGAKKTLQSFDEDLLFTHRGLSGPGVLQISSYWQAGTDLRINLAPEVDLTDALMTAKQQSKKLIANELNAWVPSRLADTWASQDAAWQRPVIEASDKALNLLAQRLSAWPLTPTGTEGYKKAEVTVGGVDTRDLSQQTMESKQPGLYFIGEVVDITGWLGGYNFQWAWSSAHACAKALGAHLKPAV; this is translated from the coding sequence ATGAAAATTTTTGACGTTGTGATCGTGGGCGCCGGTGCTGCCGGTTTGTTTTGTGCAGGCGTGGCTGCGCAACAAGGCTTACAAGTGCTGGTGCTGGACCACAGCGAGAAAGTGGCCGAAAAAATTCGCATCTCCGGCGGGGGCCGCAGCAACTTCACCAACCGCGAGCTTGATGTTCGCGCCCCGCACAAACACTTTTTGGGTGACAACCCTCAGTTTTGTCGCAGCGCGCTGTCGCGCTACACGCCGCAAGACTTTGTGGCGCTCATGCAAAAGCACAACATTCCGTTTCACGAAAAGCACAAAGGCCAGCTGTTTTGTGACCGCTCCGCCGAAGACCTGATTCAAATGTTGCTGGCTGAATGCAATGGCTCGGCGAGCGGCGGCAGCGTCACCCGCTGGCAGCCTTGCAACCTCAAAGACATTCGCTACTCCGACGCCGCCCCTGATGCGCAACGCTACGAAGTCGACACCAGTCAAGGCACAGTGCACGCAGCGGCTGTGGTGGTCGCTACCGGCGGCTTGTCCATCCCCAAAATTGGCGCGACCGACATTGGCTATCGACTGGCCAAGCAATTCAACCTGCGCTTGGTTGAGCCCCGTCCCGGCCTTGTGCCCCTCACCTTTGACGACAAAGCGTGGGCGCCCTACGCCCAACTCTCGGGCCTCTCGCTGCCTGTGCGCATCGAAACAGGCGCAAAGAAAACCCTGCAAAGCTTTGACGAAGATTTGCTGTTCACCCACCGAGGGCTGTCTGGCCCAGGCGTGCTGCAAATCTCTAGCTATTGGCAAGCAGGTACTGACTTACGCATCAACCTCGCCCCCGAGGTGGACCTGACTGACGCCTTGATGACAGCCAAGCAGCAGTCTAAAAAGCTCATTGCCAACGAACTCAACGCTTGGGTCCCCTCACGCCTCGCCGATACGTGGGCCAGCCAAGACGCAGCATGGCAACGCCCCGTAATTGAAGCCAGCGACAAAGCCCTGAACCTCTTGGCCCAGCGCCTGAGCGCTTGGCCCCTCACCCCCACGGGCACCGAGGGCTACAAAAAAGCCGAGGTCACCGTGGGCGGCGTGGACACCCGCGATTTGTCGCAGCAAACCATGGAATCCAAGCAACCAGGCCTGTATTTCATTGGCGAAGTGGTGGACATCACCGGCTGGCTGGGCGGCTACAACTTCCAATGGGCTTGGTCCAGCGCGCACGCCTGCGCAAAAGCCTTGGGCGCCCATTTAAAACCGGCGGTTTAG
- the cobA gene encoding uroporphyrinogen-III C-methyltransferase encodes MTHPSQPLVTLVGAGPGDPELLTLKAVKAIASATLLLVDDLVSDAITAHASPTARIIHVGKRGGCKSTPQAFIEKLMAQEALAGETVVRLKGGDPFIFGRGGEEVEHLQAQGITVTVINGITSGLAGVTSLGIPLTHREHAHGVVFITGHAKQGAADSVDWVALGQTAQQAKLTLVIYMGVTGAAHLQDALLQSMRADTPVAVIHQVSLPTQRHVVCELQQLHDTIIRERLASPSVIVIGDVFKGLLAMQHGTELQASAG; translated from the coding sequence ATGACACACCCATCTCAACCCCTTGTCACCTTGGTCGGCGCTGGCCCGGGCGACCCTGAGCTACTCACGCTCAAAGCTGTCAAAGCCATTGCCTCGGCCACCCTATTGCTGGTCGACGATTTGGTCAGCGACGCCATCACTGCCCATGCCTCGCCCACGGCACGCATCATCCATGTGGGCAAGCGCGGCGGCTGCAAATCGACCCCGCAAGCCTTCATTGAAAAACTCATGGCCCAAGAAGCGCTGGCGGGCGAAACCGTGGTGCGCCTCAAAGGCGGCGACCCGTTCATCTTTGGTCGTGGCGGCGAAGAAGTCGAACACTTGCAGGCGCAAGGCATCACGGTCACAGTCATCAATGGAATCACCTCCGGGTTAGCGGGCGTGACCTCGTTGGGCATTCCCCTCACCCATCGCGAACACGCGCATGGCGTGGTGTTCATCACCGGCCACGCCAAACAAGGTGCGGCTGACAGCGTGGACTGGGTGGCATTGGGCCAAACTGCACAACAAGCCAAACTCACGCTGGTCATTTACATGGGCGTGACTGGCGCAGCGCATCTGCAAGACGCCCTGCTGCAAAGCATGCGCGCCGATACGCCTGTGGCCGTGATTCACCAAGTGAGCCTGCCTACGCAGCGCCATGTGGTGTGCGAGCTGCAGCAGTTGCATGACACCATCATTCGCGAGCGACTGGCGAGCCCGTCTGTCATCGTGATTGGCGATGTATTCAAAGGCTTGCTGGCGATGCAACACGGCACTGAACTGCAAGCCTCTGCGGGCTAA
- the ybiB gene encoding DNA-binding protein YbiB, with product MSISHYIKDIGRGRDGARALDRAQAADLMGQILDGHVTDLELGAFCIAMRIKGETDQEMAGFLDATHARLQHISATSPVVVLPSYNGARKLPVLTPLLAHLLAREGLAVVMHGTATESTRITSQEVLSAMGVQALTQARAVAAGEVVFAPTEVLNPNLKRLLDVRRVVGLRNPAHSLVKLMNPTTEANALLVSSYTHPEYAVSMAATFELTGARALLLRGTEGEVVADARRTPQMDAFVRGMRTALVEAQAGSLIKLPELPTDIDAATTARYTQAVLSGDLPVPAPLAAQVQAVLKALSL from the coding sequence ATGAGCATCAGCCACTACATCAAAGACATCGGACGCGGCCGCGACGGCGCGCGTGCGCTGGACCGTGCACAAGCCGCTGATTTGATGGGCCAAATCTTGGATGGTCATGTCACCGATTTAGAGCTGGGTGCCTTTTGCATAGCCATGCGCATCAAGGGCGAAACCGACCAAGAAATGGCTGGCTTTCTAGATGCCACACATGCGCGCTTGCAGCACATCAGCGCCACCAGCCCTGTGGTCGTACTGCCCAGCTACAACGGCGCACGCAAGCTACCCGTGCTCACACCTTTACTCGCCCACTTGCTGGCCCGCGAAGGCTTGGCCGTGGTGATGCACGGCACAGCCACAGAATCTACCCGCATCACCAGCCAAGAAGTGCTCAGCGCCATGGGCGTGCAGGCCTTGACCCAAGCACGCGCTGTCGCAGCGGGTGAGGTGGTGTTTGCCCCCACCGAAGTGCTCAACCCCAACCTCAAACGTTTGCTCGATGTACGTCGCGTCGTAGGCCTGCGCAACCCCGCGCACAGCTTGGTCAAGCTGATGAACCCCACGACAGAAGCAAACGCCTTGCTGGTCAGCAGCTACACCCACCCCGAATACGCCGTCTCCATGGCCGCCACGTTTGAGTTGACCGGTGCACGCGCACTGCTTCTGCGCGGCACCGAAGGCGAAGTCGTGGCCGATGCACGCCGCACACCACAAATGGACGCTTTTGTGCGCGGCATGCGCACGGCCTTGGTCGAAGCGCAAGCAGGCTCGCTCATCAAACTGCCAGAGCTACCCACCGACATAGACGCAGCCACCACCGCACGCTACACACAAGCCGTGCTCAGCGGAGATCTACCCGTACCTGCCCCACTGGCTGCGCAAGTGCAAGCCGTGCTGAAAGCCTTGAGCCTTTGA
- a CDS encoding response regulator transcription factor: MVGLKILLIEDEAKIAEFVIKGLSAAGYDVTHVDDGERGLAAVLVGAHDLVILDVMLPKLNGFDLLHQARGAGITTPVIILSAKVDLPDRLMGFEMGADDYLPKPFFVEELVARIKAVMQRKMPEQVQQISLSHLTLDVVSHKVQWFDVNAVLSQREFSLLAFLMRSPGHIFSRQQILKHVWEINFDPETNVVDVCVRRIKRKLERGINGRVSPIESVRGVGYRLRVEA, encoded by the coding sequence ATGGTTGGTTTGAAAATTTTGTTGATTGAAGACGAAGCCAAGATTGCAGAATTCGTCATCAAGGGTTTGTCTGCCGCTGGCTATGACGTGACGCATGTCGATGATGGTGAACGAGGCCTCGCCGCAGTGCTTGTAGGTGCGCACGATTTGGTGATCTTGGATGTGATGTTGCCCAAGCTCAATGGTTTTGACCTCTTGCATCAAGCAAGAGGGGCTGGCATTACAACGCCGGTCATCATCCTCAGTGCCAAAGTCGATTTACCCGACCGCTTGATGGGTTTTGAGATGGGCGCAGATGACTACTTGCCCAAACCGTTTTTTGTGGAAGAACTGGTGGCGCGCATCAAGGCCGTGATGCAGCGCAAGATGCCTGAGCAAGTGCAGCAAATTTCATTGAGCCATCTGACGCTGGATGTGGTCAGTCACAAGGTGCAGTGGTTTGATGTCAACGCTGTCCTGAGCCAACGCGAGTTCAGTTTGTTGGCGTTTTTGATGCGCTCACCAGGACATATTTTTTCGCGTCAACAAATTCTCAAACACGTGTGGGAAATTAACTTCGATCCAGAAACCAATGTGGTGGATGTGTGCGTGCGTCGCATCAAGCGAAAGCTTGAGCGAGGCATTAATGGGCGTGTATCGCCCATTGAATCTGTGCGCGGAGTTGGTTATCGCTTACGCGTGGAGGCTTGA
- a CDS encoding HAMP domain-containing sensor histidine kinase: protein MKKSFKVRIFLHVVLITAVVIVANRLTAQHFLTDQLQTRIHQEMGVALEKCEDHFQRPDEFLSCFKALEKGSLFSNISDFYVLCDSAKDTVDIPAFPVCRSLLKANDFWRGDAASTQGHVEFSHGAIGSQSWYAVRFKDRLKGSEIWLDGAEIDALMLRVWALRDRNTIYVLPTILVTLLALTLYLTYVVMRPIASIQNNMAKLTANTLDQSIVLQAPFKEFEALVKVFDDLRFRLNDSFTKARRFASDASHELRTPLTILRGNVERLIHDFPMGSDAQIRMRSMSDEVERLIEITEKLLLLSRADANSLKQELTDVNLSLLLTQLVKDAHSFQSNLKISSTIAPHVIWRCDKTLAHQLIHNLYANAVNYNQAHGWIHVTLEQEDGAFKLSVENPTSDIPADLSERAFDRFYRGDASHARQVDGLGLGLSICLEIAKLHKATLALTVTEKQTVMATLSAPLSPSV from the coding sequence ATGAAAAAGTCGTTCAAGGTACGTATCTTTTTGCATGTGGTTTTGATCACGGCGGTCGTGATTGTTGCCAATCGTTTGACGGCGCAGCATTTTTTAACCGATCAGTTGCAAACCCGCATCCATCAAGAAATGGGCGTGGCGCTAGAAAAATGTGAAGATCATTTTCAGCGCCCCGACGAGTTTCTAAGCTGCTTCAAGGCACTTGAAAAAGGTAGTTTGTTCAGCAATATTTCTGATTTTTATGTGCTGTGTGACAGCGCAAAAGATACCGTTGACATCCCTGCCTTTCCTGTGTGTCGGTCCTTGTTGAAGGCCAATGATTTTTGGCGAGGTGATGCGGCTTCGACTCAAGGTCATGTTGAGTTTTCGCATGGCGCGATCGGCTCGCAGAGTTGGTACGCGGTTCGGTTCAAAGACCGATTGAAAGGCTCTGAAATTTGGCTGGATGGGGCGGAGATTGATGCTTTGATGCTGCGTGTGTGGGCATTGCGTGATCGCAACACCATTTACGTGTTGCCAACGATTCTTGTCACGCTGCTGGCATTGACGCTCTACTTAACCTATGTGGTGATGCGGCCCATCGCTTCTATACAAAACAACATGGCCAAGCTGACCGCGAATACGTTGGATCAATCCATTGTGTTGCAAGCGCCTTTCAAAGAATTTGAAGCCTTGGTCAAAGTGTTTGATGATTTGCGTTTTCGCTTGAACGACAGCTTCACCAAAGCGCGTCGCTTTGCCTCTGATGCATCACACGAGTTGAGAACGCCGCTCACCATTTTGCGTGGCAACGTCGAGCGCTTGATTCACGATTTTCCGATGGGTTCAGATGCTCAAATTCGCATGCGCAGCATGAGTGATGAGGTCGAGCGTTTGATTGAAATCACAGAAAAGCTTTTGCTGTTGTCTCGCGCAGATGCCAACAGTTTAAAGCAAGAGCTAACCGATGTGAATTTGAGTTTGTTGCTGACGCAGTTGGTCAAAGATGCCCATTCGTTCCAATCGAATTTGAAAATTTCTAGCACCATTGCACCTCATGTGATTTGGCGTTGCGACAAGACATTGGCTCATCAACTCATTCACAACTTGTATGCCAATGCGGTGAATTACAACCAAGCACATGGGTGGATTCATGTCACGCTTGAGCAAGAAGACGGGGCTTTTAAGTTGTCGGTTGAAAACCCAACATCAGACATCCCCGCGGACTTGAGTGAGCGGGCGTTTGATCGCTTTTACCGAGGGGATGCATCCCACGCCCGTCAGGTGGATGGCTTGGGGTTGGGCTTGAGTATTTGTTTGGAGATCGCCAAGTTGCACAAAGCGACTTTGGCGTTGACCGTGACCGAGAAACAAACAGTCATGGCAACCTTGTCTGCACCTTTGTCACCTTCAGTTTGA